A stretch of DNA from Methylobacterium sp. CB376:
AGCCGAGCGACTTCGCCACCACGTCCTGCATGCCCACCGACTCGAACACGGCGCGCATCGGGCCGCCCGCGATGATGCCGGTGCCCTGGGGGGCGGCGCGCAGGATGACCTTGCCGGAGCCGTGGCGGCCGGCGACGTCGTGGTGGAGCGTGCGGCCCTCGCGCAGGGCCACCCGGATCAGGCCGCGCTTGGCCGCCTCGGTGGCCTTGCGGATCGCCTCGGGCACCTCGCGGGCCTTGCCGTGGCCGAAGCCGACCCGGCCCTTCTGGTCGCCGACGACGACGAGGGCGGCGAAGCCGAAGCGCCGGCCGCCCTTCACCACCTTGGCGACGCGGTTGATGTGGACCAGCCGGTCCACGAATTCGGTATCGCGCTCCTCGCGCTCGTCGCGACGGCGACCCTCACGTTCACGTGCCATCAGATCACTTCCGGTTCACTGGCGCGGGCGGCGGTCCCGCTCGCATGATGTGCTTATGTCCGCCGTTGGCGCGGGGCCCCTGCGCGGCCCCGCCCCCGGATCAGAACTCGAGGCCGCCCTCGCGGGCGGCGTCGGCCAGCGCCTTGACGCGGCCGTGGTAGAGGTAGCCCGAGCGGTCGAAGATCACCTTGGTGACCCCGGCCGCCTTGGCGCGCTCCGCCACCAGCTTGCCGACCTCGAGCGCCGCCGCCTTGTCGGCGCCGGTCTTCAGACGGGCGCGCAGGTCCTTGTCGAGGCTCGACGCCGCCGCGAGCGTGCGCCCGCTCGCGTCGTCGATGACCTGGACGTAGATCTGCTTCGAGGAGCGGAAGACCGAGAGGCGCGGACGGCCATTCGCCGCCGCGCGGAGCGCCCGGCGGACGCGCGCGCGGCGCCGGTCGAGCAGGTCGATTTTGCGAGACATCGTCGGCCGCCCTTACTTCTTCTTGCCTTCCTTGCGGAAGATGAACTCGTCGGAGTACTTCACGCCCTTGCCCTTGTAGGGCTCCGGTCCGCGATACTCGCGGATCTCGGCGGCGATCTGTCCGACGCGCTGCTTGTCGATGCCGGCCACGATGATCTCCACCGGACGCGGGGTGGTGATCGTGATCCCGGCCGGGATCTCGTACTCGACGTCGTGGCTGTAGCCGAGCGACAGCTTGAGCACCTTGCCGGCGACCGCGGCGCGGTAGCCGACGCCGTTGATCTCCAGCTTCTTCTCGAAGCCCTTGGTCACGCCCTCGATGAGGTTGGCGACCTGGGCCCGCGAGAGGCCCCACATCGCGCGGGCCTCCTTGGTCTGGCTGCGGGGCTGGACCGAGATCGCGCCGTCGGCGTGGCTGACCTCGACCAGGTCGGGCACGCGGAACGACAATTCGCCCTTCGCGCCCTTGATCTTCACGTTCTGGCCGTCGACCGTGGCGGTGACGCCGGCCGGGACGGTCACGGGCTTCTTGCCTACGCGGGACATGTTCGTCTCTCCTCGTCGGGTGGGGTCTGCCGGTCAGAAGACCTTGCAGAGCACCTCGCCGCCGACGTTGCGCTCGCGCGCCTCGTGGTCGGCCATGACGCCCAGCGGAGTGGACACGATGGTGACGCCCAGGCCGTCGGCGACGCGCGGCAGGGTATCGACCGACGAATAGACCCGGCGGCCGGGCTTCGAGACGCGCTCGATCGAGCGGATCACGGGCTGGCCGTCATGGTACTTGAGCTCGATCGCGAACTCGGTGCGCCCATTGCCGTAATCGGTGGTCGCGTAGTCGCGGATGTAGCCCTCGGACTTCAGCACGTCGAGGATGCGGGCGCGGAGCTTGGAGCCCGGCGTCTGCACCACGTTGCGGCGGCGCTGCTGACCGTTGCGGATGCGGGTGAGCATATCGCCCACGGGATCGGTGATCATCGGCTGTGCCCTCCCCTCACCAGCTGGACTTCACGAGGCCGGGGATCATCCCGCGGGAGCCGAGGTCCCGCAGCGCGACACGCGAGATGCCGAGCTTGCGGTAATAGGCCCGGGGACGGCCGGTCATCGCGCAGCGATTGCGGATGCGGGTGGGGTTGGCGTTGCGGGGCAGCTCCGCCAGCTTGAGGCGCGCCTCGAAGCGGTCCTCCATCGGCAGCGACTCGTCGTTCGCCGTCGACAGCAGCGCCTCGCGCTTGGCGGCGTAGCGCTTCACCAGCGCCACCCGCTGCTTGTTTCTCTCGATCTTGCTCTTCTTGGCCATGTCTGTCGCTCTCCGGTTGCCGCGTCT
This window harbors:
- the rplF gene encoding 50S ribosomal protein L6, producing the protein MSRVGKKPVTVPAGVTATVDGQNVKIKGAKGELSFRVPDLVEVSHADGAISVQPRSQTKEARAMWGLSRAQVANLIEGVTKGFEKKLEINGVGYRAAVAGKVLKLSLGYSHDVEYEIPAGITITTPRPVEIIVAGIDKQRVGQIAAEIREYRGPEPYKGKGVKYSDEFIFRKEGKKK
- the rpsE gene encoding 30S ribosomal protein S5; its protein translation is MAREREGRRRDEREERDTEFVDRLVHINRVAKVVKGGRRFGFAALVVVGDQKGRVGFGHGKAREVPEAIRKATEAAKRGLIRVALREGRTLHHDVAGRHGSGKVILRAAPQGTGIIAGGPMRAVFESVGMQDVVAKSLGSSNPYNLIRATFDALKREDSPRAVAARRGLKVSALQARRRDAEPGSADSADAA
- the rpsH gene encoding 30S ribosomal protein S8, translating into MITDPVGDMLTRIRNGQQRRRNVVQTPGSKLRARILDVLKSEGYIRDYATTDYGNGRTEFAIELKYHDGQPVIRSIERVSKPGRRVYSSVDTLPRVADGLGVTIVSTPLGVMADHEARERNVGGEVLCKVF
- the rplR gene encoding 50S ribosomal protein L18, translating into MSRKIDLLDRRRARVRRALRAAANGRPRLSVFRSSKQIYVQVIDDASGRTLAAASSLDKDLRARLKTGADKAAALEVGKLVAERAKAAGVTKVIFDRSGYLYHGRVKALADAAREGGLEF
- the rpsN gene encoding 30S ribosomal protein S14, with the protein product MAKKSKIERNKQRVALVKRYAAKREALLSTANDESLPMEDRFEARLKLAELPRNANPTRIRNRCAMTGRPRAYYRKLGISRVALRDLGSRGMIPGLVKSSW